One genomic region from Streptomyces sp. Li-HN-5-11 encodes:
- a CDS encoding glycosyltransferase family 4 protein translates to MRIGIVCPYSWDVPGGVQFHIRDLAEYFTGLGHEVSVLAPADDDTPLPPYVVSAGRAVPVPYNGSVARLNFGFLSAARVRRWLHEGRFDVIHIHEPTSPSLGLLTCWAAQGPIVATFHTSNPRSRAMIAAYAILQAALEKISARIAVSEYARRTLVEHLGGDAVVIPNGVDVDFFAEAEPMPEWQGETIGFIGRIDEPRKGLPVLMKALPRILAARPRTRLLVAGRGDAEEAVETLPAQLRSRVEFLGMVSDEDKARFLRSIDLYVAPNTGGESFGIILVEAMSAGAPVLASDLDAFAQVLDQGKAGELFPNEDADALADAAVRLMGDPARRAELSERGSAHVRRFDWSTVGADILSVYETVTAGAAAVAADERATGLWARLGLARD, encoded by the coding sequence GTGAGGATCGGCATCGTCTGCCCGTACTCGTGGGACGTGCCCGGCGGCGTCCAGTTCCACATCCGCGACCTGGCCGAGTACTTCACCGGCCTGGGCCACGAGGTCTCGGTGCTGGCCCCGGCCGACGACGACACCCCGCTGCCGCCGTACGTCGTCTCGGCCGGCCGCGCGGTGCCGGTGCCGTACAACGGCTCGGTGGCCCGGCTGAACTTCGGCTTCCTGTCGGCGGCCCGGGTACGGCGCTGGCTGCACGAGGGCCGGTTCGACGTGATCCACATCCACGAGCCGACCTCGCCGTCACTTGGCCTGCTGACCTGCTGGGCCGCCCAGGGCCCGATCGTCGCCACCTTCCACACCTCGAACCCCAGGTCGCGGGCGATGATCGCCGCGTACGCGATCCTCCAGGCCGCACTGGAGAAGATCAGCGCGCGGATCGCGGTGAGCGAGTACGCCCGGCGCACCCTCGTCGAACACCTCGGCGGGGACGCCGTGGTCATCCCCAACGGCGTCGACGTCGACTTCTTCGCCGAGGCCGAGCCCATGCCCGAGTGGCAGGGCGAGACGATCGGCTTCATCGGGCGCATCGACGAGCCCCGCAAGGGCCTGCCGGTCCTGATGAAGGCGCTGCCGCGCATCCTGGCCGCCCGCCCGCGGACCCGGCTCCTGGTCGCCGGGCGCGGGGATGCCGAGGAAGCGGTGGAGACGCTGCCGGCTCAGCTGCGCTCACGCGTGGAGTTCCTGGGCATGGTCAGCGACGAGGACAAGGCACGCTTCCTGCGCAGCATCGACCTGTACGTCGCCCCGAACACCGGCGGCGAGAGCTTCGGGATCATCCTCGTCGAGGCCATGTCGGCGGGCGCTCCCGTGCTCGCCTCCGACCTCGACGCCTTCGCGCAGGTGCTCGACCAGGGCAAGGCGGGCGAGCTGTTCCCCAACGAGGACGCGGACGCCCTGGCCGACGCGGCCGTGCGGCTGATGGGCGACCCGGCGCGCCGGGCCGAACTGAGCGAGCGCGGCAGCGCCCACGTGCGCCGCTTCGACTGGTCGACCGTCGGCGCGGACATCCTGTCCGTGTACGAGACGGTGACGGCGGGCGCCGCGGCGGTGGCGGCGGACGAGCGGGCCACGGGGCTGTGGGCGCGGCTCGGGCTGGCGCGGGACTGA
- the pdxS gene encoding pyridoxal 5'-phosphate synthase lyase subunit PdxS: MSTTISDSAQTPETGTARVKRGMAEQLKGGVIMDVVTPEQAKIAEDAGAVAVMALERVPADIRKDGGVARMSDPDMIEGIIDAVSIPVMAKSRIGHFVEAQVLQSLGVDYIDESEVLTPADEVNHSDKWAFTTPFVCGATNLGEALRRIAEGAAMIRSKGEAGTGNVVEAVRHLRQIKGEIAKLRGCDNNELYAAAKELRAPYELVKEVAELGKLPVVLFSAGGVATPADAALMRQLGAEGVFVGSGIFKSGDPAKRAAAIVKATTFYDDPKIIADASRNLGEAMVGINCDTLPETERYANRGW, from the coding sequence GTGTCCACCACGATTTCCGACTCCGCCCAGACCCCCGAGACCGGCACCGCCCGTGTGAAGCGCGGCATGGCCGAGCAGCTCAAGGGCGGCGTGATCATGGACGTCGTCACGCCGGAGCAGGCGAAGATCGCCGAGGACGCGGGCGCCGTCGCCGTCATGGCCCTGGAGCGGGTCCCGGCCGACATCCGCAAGGACGGCGGCGTGGCCCGCATGTCCGACCCGGACATGATCGAGGGCATCATCGACGCCGTCTCCATCCCGGTCATGGCCAAGTCCCGCATCGGTCACTTCGTCGAGGCCCAGGTCCTGCAGTCCCTCGGCGTGGACTACATCGACGAGTCCGAGGTCCTCACCCCGGCCGACGAGGTCAACCACTCCGACAAGTGGGCCTTCACCACCCCCTTCGTCTGCGGCGCCACCAACCTCGGCGAGGCCCTGCGCCGCATCGCCGAGGGCGCGGCCATGATCCGCTCCAAGGGCGAGGCCGGCACCGGCAACGTCGTCGAGGCCGTACGCCACCTGCGCCAGATCAAGGGCGAGATCGCCAAGCTGCGCGGCTGCGACAACAACGAGCTGTACGCCGCCGCCAAGGAACTGCGCGCCCCGTACGAGCTGGTCAAGGAGGTCGCCGAGCTCGGCAAGCTCCCGGTGGTGCTGTTCTCCGCCGGCGGTGTCGCCACCCCGGCCGACGCCGCCCTGATGCGCCAGCTCGGCGCCGAGGGCGTCTTCGTCGGCTCCGGCATCTTCAAGTCCGGCGACCCGGCCAAGCGCGCCGCCGCCATCGTGAAGGCCACCACCTTCTACGACGACCCGAAGATCATCGCGGACGCGTCCCGCAACCTCGGCGAGGCGATGGTCGGCATCAACTGCGACACCCTCCCCGAGACCGAGCGCTACGCCAACCGCGGCTGGTGA